A window of Thermosipho japonicus genomic DNA:
AAATAAGCAACTTCAGCTACGATTTTTTGATTTTCCCAGTCTATTAGTGCAACTGAAAATCTGTCAGAGTTAAATAGATCACATAAATATTTTCCCATATTAAATACGAAATCTTCTATTGTTGAACTTAGTGGCAATTGGTTAATATTATTATATATCTCTTGAACAAGGTTAATTTTTCTTAAAGTGTCTGAAATTTGATATTCTTCTTTAAAATCTATTTTTGGAATGTTGATAGTTGAAATATTGATATTTTCAGAAACTTTTTGAAAAATTTTTAAAAGTTTGCTGTTATATTTTTTTAGTGTTATCATTCTTGTCCATATGAGAATAAGAGTTATTATTCCGAAAAATATCAAAAGTAGTGTAATTTTAAAGAATTCTTTTATATGCTTTGTTTCATATTCTTCTCTAGTTTTTTCTAGAAATGATTTGAAATCTTTAACGTGAGCCATGAGTTTTTCTTTTCCATGCTTTTTATTATTGTAATCTTCAATTGCTTGGAGATAACTTTTAAAGTCATAGTTTAAGTTTTTCATTGGTTCTATCAGACTTTCAAAATTAGACTCTTTGGAAATTACTTTATCAACAATAGTCAAATAATTAAAAATTTTTTTATTTATTTTGATGAAATTCTTATTATGAAAGTAATCTATAGAAAACAATGATAATACAAGAATAAAGGAAGTTGTAATTAAAAAAAAACTATGTATTATATATTTTTCAAGACTCTTTGGATTTCTCATTATCTTTTTTCCTCCAAATTGGTCATTTGTTATTATTATTAATTGTTGTTATTATTATAACATATGTTAAGTTTATTGTTTCTATATCGTAAAAACAAATAGTCCTATATATGGATTTATGTGGCTGAATGTAATTATCTATTTATACAATAGTGTAAAAATACTTTATTTTTGTTATTTGTCCTAAAACATTAAATGGATGGAGACTAAAGGAATAAATAAAAAAAGCTCTGGATTTTCCAGAGCTAAGCTGAAATGAACTGAGATTTTAAAATTTCTGAGTATGATTTATTTTGCTTTAAAAGGTTTTCATGGGTGTCCATTTTGACTTTTCCGTTGTCTATAAATAATACTTTATTACAAGGTGTGATACTAGAAAGTCTGTGTGAAATAATTATTGTTGTAATATTTTGTTCTTTGATATTTTTTATTATTTCCTTTTCAATTTCAGTATCTATTCCGGAAAGAGTTTCATCTAAAATTAGGATTTTAGGTTTTCTTGCAAGTGCTCTAGCTAGTATTATTCTCATTTTTTGTCCTTCCGAAAGTGTGTTTTCACTTACTGGATCATTTAGATTTTTAAAGTCAATTTTCGCTAGTTTTATAGCTTGTTTGATATTTTCTTCTGGAATATCTTCAAAAAGAGTTATATTTTCTTTTAAAGTCCCAGAAAAAATAACATCTTTATTTGATGTATAAATTACTTTTTTTCTTAAATCTTCTAATTTAATGTCTTCAAGATTTTTATCACCAATATATATTTTTCCTGATTTGTTTTTAAGCAGTTTAATGAGTATTTTCATTAAAGTACTCTTACCACTTCCATTTCTTCCAACAATTGCAATTGTTTCATTTTCATCTATCTTAAAGCTTATATCTTCAAGTAAGTTTTTGTCATATCCAAAGCTTAACGTTTCAACTGCAATACTTGGTTTTTCGATTGTTTTGCTTCCTCTTTCTTCTTCAACCTTTTCAGATAAGAATTTAATATATCTTTCTGCATAAGGTTCAAGTTTTTGAATTTCAATGATTTCAGAGTTTATTATTTGTATTGGTTCGTATATTAGTTGCATGTAGGAATAAAATGCTATTAACGTTCCAAGGCTTATTCTTCCGTTTGCTACATCTAAAGCACCAATAGCAAGGACTATAACAGGTGTTGTATATGTTATGAAAGCTATAAAGTTTTGTATGAGTATGTACATTGAATAACTTTTTATCCTACTATCAGCCCAAATTTCAGCTTTTTCTTCATATATTTTTGCAAATTTTTTGTGAGCAAAAAAGCTTTTTAAAGTAATTATTCCATTTAAAATTTCTTGAAGGAAGTTCATTTTTTCGCTATATTTTTCTCTCTCATTTCTTGAACGTGAATTTAATCCTGTTTCAAAAGTTTTTAAAAGCAAATAATATATTGGCAAGGAACAAAATGCTATAATTGATAATTTAATATTTAGCCATACCAAGATTGATGAAATTACCAGGAAATGGATAATATTAAATACAACTGTAGGAATAAAGTTAACCATAGAGGGTGCAAGTTCATAAATATCGGATGTGGCCCTTGAAACTATATCTCCTGAGTTATAATTTTTTAGTGTTGCATAATCTAAGTTTAAAGTATGTGAAATAATTCTTGATGATTCTCTAGAAATAGCCTTGCTTGAAGATACGGTATGGATTAAATTTGCAATGTATGTTGTAAATCTTTCAATTATCATTACTAAAACAAGTAAAATACCAAATTTGAAAACTATAGTTGGGTTTTTTGTTTCAACAAGGTTATCGATTAACCTTTGAAGTAGGAAAGGTCTGAATGCACTCAACAGGACGAGTGGAATAGTTATTAAAAACAGAAATAACTGGTACTTTCTGTATCTTTTAGCAAAATCTTTTAACACTTTTCTTGTAGAACTTCCGATCATTTGAATACCCCCTATTTTTTGATGTTTTCTTGATATGAAAGAATTATATTAGTGCTTTTTTTAACAAAATTTTGAAAGGTTTATTTGAATTTAAATTTAGTTTTTTATTTTATTTTTATAAATAGTGCCATTATTTTCTAGTTTAGATATTTTCCTTATTTTAACCCCTCCTTTGGAGGGGTTAATTTTATTAATATTAACTTTTTTCTATTTCTGTAATTATTTTACATTTTTTAAAATTAAAAACAACAAATATTGTATAAGTTAAAATAAATTTAATATAATTGAAATCTAAAAATTTTTTTGAAAATGTTATATATAGGCATTTAAATCAAATAACCCATGACCAGAAAGTGTGAATACAATTATTTTTTCTTTATTTTCTTTTTTTGCATTTAATGCTTCTTTTATTGCACCGGCTATTGCATGTGAAGATTCTGGAGCAGGAATAATGCCTTCAAGTTTTGAAAATAATCTTGCTGCTTTAAATGTTTCTTCCTGTGAAAATGCTTTTGCCTCTATTAGATTATGATTTAAAAGTGCAGAAATTATTGGAGCTGCTCCATGATATCTTAAACCACCTGCATGTATAGAAGGTGGGACAAAATCTTTACCTAATGTATACATTTTCAAAAGTGGCGTAAACCCTGCTGTATCTCCAAAATCATATCTATATTCTCCTTTTGTTAATGTAGGGCAACTTTCAGGTTCACAAGCAATGAATCTAATATTTTTTCCAGACAATTTATCTGGAATAAATGGAAGTATTGTTCCACCAAAGTTTGAGCCTCCACCATGGCATCCTATTATTACATCTGGTTGAATATTCAATTTCTCGAGTTGTTTTTTAATCTCTAATCCAATAATTGTCTGATGTAAAAGTACGTGATTTAGGACACTTCCAAGTGCATATTTTGAATCATTGCTTTGTAGAACTTCTTCCATTGCCTCACTTATTGCAATTCCAAGGCTTCCAGGATGATTTTCTTCGTATTTTCTTCCAGATTTTGTGTTTTTACTAGGAGATGGAGTTACTTTTCCATTAAAAAGATTCATAATACTTTTTCGTGCTGGTTTTTGGTTGAAGCTAACGCGAACCATATAGATATTTACATCTATTCCAAATTTTAAACCAGCGTATGATAAAGCACTTCCCCATTGACCTGCACCTGTTTCTGTATAAAGTTTTTTTACACCAGAGATTTTGTTGTAATATGCTTGTGCAAGTGCGGTATTTGTCTTATGACTTCCAGTTGGACTTTGACCTTCATATTTGTAGTATATCTTTGCTGGTGTTTGGAGGTATTCTTCTAAAAAATTTGCCCTTATAAGTGGAGTAGGTCTATATACTGCGTATTCTCTTAATATTTCTTGTGGAATTTCGATAAATCTGTCAACATCGTTTACTTCTTGTTCAAGAAGT
This region includes:
- a CDS encoding ABC transporter ATP-binding protein → MIGSSTRKVLKDFAKRYRKYQLFLFLITIPLVLLSAFRPFLLQRLIDNLVETKNPTIVFKFGILLVLVMIIERFTTYIANLIHTVSSSKAISRESSRIISHTLNLDYATLKNYNSGDIVSRATSDIYELAPSMVNFIPTVVFNIIHFLVISSILVWLNIKLSIIAFCSLPIYYLLLKTFETGLNSRSRNEREKYSEKMNFLQEILNGIITLKSFFAHKKFAKIYEEKAEIWADSRIKSYSMYILIQNFIAFITYTTPVIVLAIGALDVANGRISLGTLIAFYSYMQLIYEPIQIINSEIIEIQKLEPYAERYIKFLSEKVEEERGSKTIEKPSIAVETLSFGYDKNLLEDISFKIDENETIAIVGRNGSGKSTLMKILIKLLKNKSGKIYIGDKNLEDIKLEDLRKKVIYTSNKDVIFSGTLKENITLFEDIPEENIKQAIKLAKIDFKNLNDPVSENTLSEGQKMRIILARALARKPKILILDETLSGIDTEIEKEIIKNIKEQNITTIIISHRLSSITPCNKVLFIDNGKVKMDTHENLLKQNKSYSEILKSQFISA
- a CDS encoding TrpB-like pyridoxal phosphate-dependent enzyme; amino-acid sequence: MREFVNLKFEEMPKVWYNVLSDLPFKLDPPLDPETNNPMSPEKLLKVFPAPLLEQEVNDVDRFIEIPQEILREYAVYRPTPLIRANFLEEYLQTPAKIYYKYEGQSPTGSHKTNTALAQAYYNKISGVKKLYTETGAGQWGSALSYAGLKFGIDVNIYMVRVSFNQKPARKSIMNLFNGKVTPSPSKNTKSGRKYEENHPGSLGIAISEAMEEVLQSNDSKYALGSVLNHVLLHQTIIGLEIKKQLEKLNIQPDVIIGCHGGGSNFGGTILPFIPDKLSGKNIRFIACEPESCPTLTKGEYRYDFGDTAGFTPLLKMYTLGKDFVPPSIHAGGLRYHGAAPIISALLNHNLIEAKAFSQEETFKAARLFSKLEGIIPAPESSHAIAGAIKEALNAKKENKEKIIVFTLSGHGLFDLNAYI